Proteins encoded together in one Miscanthus floridulus cultivar M001 chromosome 16, ASM1932011v1, whole genome shotgun sequence window:
- the LOC136514386 gene encoding probable GABA transporter 2 yields MASTGGTPFLLSPATGHAATPSSAIFNVEAVGAHHGATKSTPAPDAGAAFVLESKGTWWHAGFHLTTAIVGPTVLTLPYALRGMGWGLGLAALTAVFAVTFYAYYLVSRVLHHCEAAGRRHIRFRELAADVLGSGWVFYVVVSVQTAINAGVTTGSILLAADCLKIMYSDLAPHGPLKLYHFIIIVAVVLAFLSQLPSFHSLRHINLGSLILSFAYTILVSAACIRAGVSSNPPTKDYSLSSSKSEKTFNAFLSISILASVFGNGILPEIQATLAPPAAGKMTKALVLCYAVVFFTFYLPAITGYWAFGNQVQSNVLQNLMPDEGPSLVPTWLLGLAVVFVLLQLLAIALVYSQVAYEIMEKNSADVAHGRFSRRNLAPRVALRTAYVAACALVAAALPFFGDIVGVVGAVGFIPLDFILPVVMYNMALAPPRRSPVYLANVAIMVVFTGVGVIGAVASVRKLALDAGKFKLFSDNVVD; encoded by the exons ATGGCGAGCACCGGGGGCACGCCGTTCCTGCTGTCGCCCGCGACGGGGCACGCCGCCACGCCGTCCTCTGCGATCTTCAACGTCGAGGCCGTGGGCGCGCACCACGGGGCCACCAAGTCAACGCCCGCTCCCGACGCCGGCGCCGCCTTCGTGCTCGAGTCCAAAG GGACGTGGTGGCACGCGGGGTTCCACCTCACGACGGCCATCGTGGGTCCGACGGTGCTCACGCTGCCATACGCGCTCCGGGGCATGGGCTGGGGGCTCGGCCTCGCCGCGCTCACCGCCGTCTTCGCCGTCACCTTCTATGCCTACTACCTCGTGTCCAGGGTGCTCCACCACTGCgaggccgccggccgccgccacaTCCGCTTCCGCGAGCTCGCCGCCGACGTCCTCg GATCGGGATGGGTGTTCTACGTGGTGGTGAGCGTGCAGACCGCCATCAACGCCGGCGTCACCACCGGGAGCATCTTGCTTGCCGCCGACTGCCTCAAG ATAATGTACTCTGACCTGGCACCGCACGGCCCCCTGAAGCTGTACCATTTCATCATCATCGTGGCCGTGGTGCTGGCCTTCCTCTCGCAGCTGCCGTCGTTCCACTCGCTGCGGCACATCAACCTCGGCTCCCTCATCCTCAGCTTCGCCTACACCATCCTCGTCTCGGCTGCCTGCATCCGAGCAGGCGTGTCGAGCAACCCTCCAACGAAGGATTACTCCCTGAGCTCGTCCAAGTCGGAGAAGACCTTCAACGCATTcctctccatctccatcctcgCCTCCGTCTTCGGCAACGGCATCCTGCCAGAAATCCAGGCCACGCtggcgccgccggccgccgggaaGATGACCAAGGCCCTGGTGCTGTGCTACGCGGTGGTGTTCTTCACCTTCTACCTCCCGGCCATCACCGGCTACTGGGCGTTCGGCAACCAGGTGCAGTCCAACGTGCTGCAGAACCTGATGCCGGACGAGGGCCCGTCCCTGGTGCCGACGTGGCTGCTgggcctcgccgtcgtcttcgtcctcctccagctcctcgcCATCGCGCTGGTGTACTCGCAGGTGGCGTACGAGATCATGGAGAAGAACTCGGCGGACGTAGCGCACGGCCGGTTCTCGCGGCGGAACCTGGCGCCCCGGGTCGCGCTCCGGACGGCGTACGTCGCGGCGTGCGCGCTCGTGGCCGCCGCGCTGCCCTTCTTCGGCGACATCGTCGGCGTGGTGGGCGCCGTGGGATTCATCCCGCTCGACTTCATCCTCCCCGTCGTCATGTACAACATGGCGCTGGCGCCGCCCAGGCGCTCGCCCGTGTACCTGGCCAACGTCGCCATCATGGTCGTCTTCACCGGCGTCGGCGTCATCGGCGCCGTGGCGTCCGTGCGGAAGCTTGCGCTCGATGCTGGCAAGTTCAAGCTCTTCAGTGACAACGTCGTGGACTGA
- the LOC136513152 gene encoding purple acid phosphatase 2-like translates to MSNMLGARRRLGLLQVVLVLFAAVLLVAADAVVTSEYRRKLEATVEMPLDADVFRVPPGYNAPQQVHITLGDEEGTSMIVSWVMANELGSSTVMYSEASPDPEKMELWAEGTHTRYDYFNYTSGFIHHCNLTNLKYSTKYYYAMGFGHTVRSFCFTTPPMPGPDVPFKFGLIGDLGQTFDSNTTLSHYESNGGDAVLYVGDLSYADNHPLHDNTRWDTWARFVERSAAHQPWVWTAGNHELDLAPELGEPAPFKPFAHRYPTPRRFAPAATPFWYSVRIASAHVVVLASYSAYGKYTPQWEWLRAELARVDRAATPWLIVLVHSPWYSSNGYHYMEGETMRVQFERWLVAAKADLVVAGHVHAYERSHRVSNVAYDIINGRCTPVRSRDAPVYVTVGDGGNIEGIADNFTQPQPGYSAFREASFGHATLEIRNRTHAYYAWHRNQDGAMVVADGVWFTNRYWMPTDDDTN, encoded by the exons ATGAGCAACATGCTGGGGGCTCGCCGCCGCCTGGGCCTCCTGCAGGTGGTCCTGGTGCTCTTTGCCGCCGTGCTCCTCGTCGCCGCCGATGCCGTCGTGACGAGCGAGTACCGGCGGAAGCTGGAGGCGACGGTGGAGATGCCACTGGACGCCGACGTCTTCCGCGTCCCGCCGGGGTACAATGCCCCGCAGCAG GTGCACATCACGCTGGGCGACGAGGAGGGCACGTCGATGATCGTGTCGTGGGTGATGGCCAACGAGCTGGGCAGCAGCACCGTCATGTACAGCGAGGCCTCGCCGGACCCGGAGAAGATGGAGCTCTGGGCTGAGGGCACCCACACGCGCTACGACTACTTCAACTACACCTCCGGCTTCATCCACCACTGCAACCTCACAAACCTCAAG TATAGCACCAAGTACTACTACGCCATGGGGTTCGGCCACACGGTGAGGAGCTTCTGCTTCACCACGCCTCCCATGCCGGGTCCTGATGTGCCCTTCAAGTTCGGTCTCATTG GCGACCTGGGCCAGACGTTCGACTCCAACACGACGCTGTCGCACTACGAGTCCAACGGCGGCGACGCGGTGCTGTACGTGGGCGACCTCTCGTACGCCGACAACCACCCGCTGCACGACAACACCCGGTGGGACACGTGGGCGCGGTTCGTGGAGCGCAGCGCGGCGCACCAGCCGTGGGTGTGGACGGCGGGCAACCACGAGCTGGACCTAGCCCCGGAGCTGGGCGAGCCCGCGCCGTTCAAGCCCTTCGCGCACCGCTACCCGACGCCGCGCCGTTTCGCGCCGGCGGCGACGCCGTTCTGGTACTCGGTGCGGATCGCGTCCGCGCACGTCGTCGTGCTCGCCTCCTACTCCGCGTACGGCAAGTACACGCCGCAGTGGGAGTGGCTGCGGGCCGAGTTGGCGCGCGTGGACCGCGCCGCCACGCCGTGGCTGATCGTGCTCGTGCACTCGCCGTGGTACAGCAGCAACGGGTACCACTACATGGAGGGCGAGACGATGCGGGTGCAGTTCGAGCGCTGGCTCGTCGCCGCGAAGGCCGACCTCGTCGTCGCTGGACACGTCCACGCGTACGAGCGCAGCCACCGCGTGTCCAACGTCGCCTATGACATCATCAACGGCCGGTGCACGCCCGTCCGGAGCAGGGACGCGCCCGTGTACGTCACGGTGGGCGACGGCGGCAACATCGAGGGCATCGCTGATAACTTCACGCAGCCGCAGCCGGGCTACTCGGCGTTCCGGGAGGCCAGCTTCGGGCACGCCACCTTGGAGATCAGGAACCGGACGCACGCCTACTACGCGTGGCACCGCAACCAGGACGGCGCCATGGTCGTCGCCGACGGCGTCTGGTTCACCAACAGGTACTGGATGCCCACCGACGACGACACCAACTGA